One region of Carya illinoinensis cultivar Pawnee chromosome 8, C.illinoinensisPawnee_v1, whole genome shotgun sequence genomic DNA includes:
- the LOC122318126 gene encoding uncharacterized protein LOC122318126 isoform X1 has translation MELVISIVAKIAEYTVAPVGQWLCYSCHYNSNMENLRNQEKNLRDFKKRVLHSIEAASRKGEEIEDDVQTWLAKVDGILHQLATEILGGGEAEAGTRSSNAACLNLKHRHQLSREAKKIVENIAELLKNGNFSKVGFRPAAQEMVNPINSDYMSLDSRISIMERIMEALGDANINRIGVWGSPGVGKSTLMKEIFQKAKEESLFHEVALANVTDTPDVIRIQGEIAEMLDLELDPDKIVTVRAGRLRARLEKDNEKKILVILDDVWKQLDLEEIGITPSERCKVLLTSRDRQVLADEMRTEKNSFKLDILGEQEAWKLFEKMAGDSIKDDHDLQNEAIKVAKACEGLPIALVTVSRALKNKNLSTWKDALVQLTRPPPKHDTKIWSPVYSCIELSYRHLDGREVKSLFLLCARQGYYISYRDLLRYGFGLRLFDRIYTLEEARNRLETLVNNLRDSCLLLQSPHSSEEFYMHDVVRHVATIIASNDHNMFVMRGDGGQKAWPDVDALKICEALSIHGGDHIHKYPNKIECPNLRYFHVRCKNRYLATPSSTSFQGMNKLEDIFFQGMDKLEVLSLTNIQLSSLLSLRNLQTLCLDECKLGDIHGIGELKNLVILSLARSDISNLPTEIGLLTRLQLLDLSSCYELKVIPPNVLSSLVNLEELYMRKITVQWEVEGPSNEGKNASLAELKKLSNLITLEIDIPDANNLPKDSFTEKLKRYKICIGGTWHLFFKEELAFSRMLKLKLNMSFQLDFGIKMLLKRTEYLHLDESNITKSVLYQLDREDFQQLKHLCIENNGNIKHIPELRTSAFKNLKVLKVENCETLRFIFSSSIARGLSLLEELNITRCNNMGAIFVKEEEDEIEDQGDMMLFGRLQTLVLKDLPKLVGFLSTRETNSEGNLHDFQLPLLHHQVSFPSLQTLRMKGLPKIKYVWSCGQEPKTVIRCLEHLQVLEIEDCGVEEIVAFERGGEAIAIRTLMFPQVTELKFRNLSRLKGFYKGVHVSKWPMLKEMEIERCEKVEIFASEVVSFEKTVEDQRQSEMSIKQPLFLVNELSFPSLKKLDISGMDKLEIVWQDQVTATSIPNIPNANNLPANFFSEKLERYRICIGVHSYYENFMREVAFSRVLKLKLNLSFQLDVGIKMLMKRTEYLYLDEENSSKSVLYEVDREDFQQLKHLHIQNNDNINHILESGTSVVAFPILETFVLKNMISLVEICQGNLPLESFKNLKVLKVDNCEKLIFIFSSSIARGLSLLEELNITGCNNMVAVFVKEEEDGIEDQGDMMLFGRLQTLVLQDLPKLVGFLSSKDSFMADCRETNSEGSHDLQLPLLHHDQVSLPSLQTLRMEGLPKIKHVWSCGQEPKTVFTGLEQLKILEITNCGVEEIVAVEGGGEVVAIRTFEFPRVSTLELRNLKRLKWFYKAVHVSKWPMLKKLKIERCEEVEIFASGVVSFEETIKERQSEMSIKQPLFLVDEVSFPSLQTLRMKGLPKIKYVWSCGQESKTVIRCLEQLQVLEIEDCGVEEIVAVERGGEAVAIRTLVFPQVTKLKFRNLPRLKWFYKGVHVSKWPMLKEMKIKRCEKVEIFASEVVSFEKAIKDQRQFEMSIKQPIFSVNEHSIPSLEILFISNMDSVEIIFGKLEGQNGKESQVLISPASGTEESGATTHFVSTGKLPLIYFKNLKVLEVENYQKLRFLFSSSIARGLSLLEKLKIKRCNNMGAIVVTEEKYGIEDGDVILFHQLQTLVLEDLPELVSFLSTKSSFMTDCGQIIAEGNHNLHMPLLHQVSFPSLQTLRMEGLPKIKYVWSCGQEPKTVIRCLEQLQVLEIEDCGVEEIVAVERGGGEVVAIRTLVFPQVTKLKFRNLPRLKWFYKRVHVSKWPMLKEMKIYSCEKVEVFASEVGSFEKIVEDQRQSEMSIKQSLFSVDEHSFPSLETLEFSNMDSLEIIFGKLEGQNGKEPQVSIFPASGTEESGATTHFVSTLSFPSLKKLHIRWMRKLEIIWQDQVTATSFPNIQELDIHNCDKLLHVFQSKLHTTTTLIQSLTVLNISYCSSLETVFGNMEGQNGKEPQVLIAPSSGTEDGIAGHIEFPILTELLLFELPKLKWIFEGVHTNLESWPSLKRLCLWECSEQVNKMMWASKFASSSSSQENQLPTCIQQPMFVVEEGTFPNLEYLSFCFRERTKCPSRFSDFPDPSSLLTGLPNLLNLNVYDRVWEEIFPYELVDREIRLRMLRLCRLCMLTHLWKEDNTQPCPLFHNLEYLHVLRCGKLRNIVPSSVSLRNLTRLEISDCHGLINLLTSSTAKTLVQLERMTVIDCKRITEIVAMEDGEANVAITFNKLRRLELRGLPNLTHFCSGHYSFGFPSLDEVIVRCCPEMKTFSHGVLSTPKLKGVSDDYSWFSKRNLYWEDDLNTTTRCLWEESNQYDTRLLFRERVENSEEDEDHPSEDEDHSENFEEDEDHPSEDEDHSENSEEDEDHPSEDEDHFETTEEW, from the exons atggagTTAGTTATTTCAATTGTAGCGAAAATAGCAGAGTACACGGTTGCACCTGTTGGACAGTGGCTATGCTATTCATGCCACTACAATAGCAACATGGAGAATTTGAGGAATCAGGAAAAGAATTTGCGGGATTTTAAGAAAAGGGTGCTACACTCGATTGAGGCTGCTTCAAGAAAAGGCGAGGAAATTGAAGATGATGTTCAAACGTGGTTGGCAAAGGTGGATGGTATTTTACATCAATTGGCCACCGAAATACTTGGTGGAGGTGAAGCAGAAGCAGGTACGAGGAGCTCTAATGCGGCATGCCTAAACTTGAAACATCGACATCAATTAAGTCGGGAAGCAAAGAAGATCGTGGAAAATATTGCCGAACTTCTTAAAAATGGAAACTTCAGCAAAGTCGGTTTTCGTCCCGCTGCGCAAGAAATGGTGAATCCAATAAACAGTGATTACATGAGCTTGGATTCAAGGATATCAATTATGGAGAGAATTATGGAGGCATTGGGAGATGCTAATATCAACAGGATCGGCGTGTGGGGGTCACCTGGAGTTGGAAAGAGTACACTTATGAAAGAAATTTTCCAGAAAGCCAAGGAGGAAAGTTTATTCCATGAGGTGGCTCTAGCAAATGTGACGGACACCCCAGACGTAATTCGAATACAAGGAGAAATTGCAGAGATGCTAGATCTAGAGCTTGATCCTGATAAAATTGTAACAGTAAGAGCAGGCCGTCTACGGGCGAGGTTAGAAAAAGACAATGAGAAGAAGATACTTGTTATCTTGGATGATGTATGGAAACAACTTGATTTGGAGGAAATAGGAATTACTCCTTCCGAAAGATGCAAAGTACTACTCACATCCAGAGATCGGCAGGTACTAGCAGATGAGATGCGCACCGAAAAGAACAGCTTTAAACTCGACATTTTAGGAGAACAAGAAGCATGGAAATTATTTGAAAAGATGGCGGGTGATTCTATCAAAGATGATCATGATTTGCAAAATGAAGCAATTAAGGTAGCTAAAGCGTGTGAAGGTCTTCCTATTGCACTTGTAACAGTTTCTAGGGCATTAAAGAATAAGAATTTGAGTACCTGGAAGGATGCCCTGGTGCAACTAACAAGACCCCCTCCAAAACATGACACAAAAATATGGTCACCCGTATATTCTTGTATAGAGCTAAGCTATAGACATCTTGATGGTAGAGAGGTCAAATCCCTCTTTTTGCTTTGTGCTCGACAAGGTTACTACATTTCCTACCGGGATTTGTTGAGATATGGTTTCGGTCTGCGTTTATTCGATCGCATCTATACATTGGAAGAAGCAAGAAACAGGCTAGAGACTTTAGTTAATAATCTCCGAGATTCTTGTTTGCTACTACAAAGTCCACATAGCTCCGAGGAATTTTACATGCATGATGTTGTTCGTCATGTCGCTACGATAATTGCATCAAATGATCATAATATGTTTGTCATGAGAGGCGATGGTGGGCAAAAAGCATGGCCAGATGTGGATGCACTAAAAATATGCGAGGCACTCTCTATCCATGGTGGAGATCATATCCATAAATATCCCAATAAAATAGAATGTCCTAATTTAAGATACTTTCATGTCCGGTGTAAAAATCGATATTTGGCAACCCCAAGCAGTACTTCCTTCCAAGGGATGAACAAGCTCGAAGACATTTTCTTCCAGGGGATGGACAAGCTCGAAGTTCTAAGTTTGACAAATATACAACTTTCATCACTTTTGTCACTTAGAAACCTACAAACATTGTGTCTAGATGAATGTAAGTTGGGAGATATTCATGGGATTGGAGAACTCAAGAATTTAGTTATTCTTAGTCTTGCTCGTTCTGACATTTCAAATCTGCCAACAGAAATAGGGTTGTTGACTCGTTTGCAGTTATTGGATTTGAGCAGTTGTTACGAACTTaaagtgattcctcctaatgtCTTGTCAAGCTTGGTCAACTTAGAAGAGTTGTATATGCGAAAAATCACTGTCCAATGGGAGGTTGAAGGACccagcaatgaaggaaaaaaTGCTAGCCTTGCAGAGCTGAAGAAATTGTCAAACTTGATCACCTTAGAGATTGATATTCCGGATGCCAACAATCTACCGAAAGATTCGTTTACTGAAAAGCTTAAGAGATACAAGATATGCATTGGAGGTACCTGGCATCTCTTTTTTAAGGAGGAGTTGGCCTTCTCAAGAATGTTAAAACTCAAACTGAATATGAGCTTCCAATTAGACTTTGGGATCAAAATGCTACTGAAGAGGACAGAATATCTTCATTTAGACGAGTCGAACATTACGAAGAGTGTCTTATATCAATTAGATAGAGAAGATTTTCAACAACTGAAACATCTCTGTATCGAAAATAATGGTAATATTAAGCATATCCCTGAGTTGAGGACATCGGCCTTCAAAAACTTGAAAGTTTTAAAGGTGGAAAACTGTGAGACATTAAGATTTATCTTCTCATCATCTATAGCTAGAGGCCTTTCACTACTTGAAGAATTGAACATAACAAGATGCAACAACATGGGTGCAATATtcgtgaaagaagaagaagacgaaataGAAGATCAGGGAGATATGATGTTGTTCGGTCGACTTCAAACCTTAGTGCTAAAGGATCTTCCAAAGCTCGTGGGCTTCCTAAGCACAAGAGAAACCAATTCAGAGGGCAACCTGCATGATTTTCAGTTGCCGCTTCTACATCATCAG GTTTCCTTTCCAAGCTTGCAAACACTACGTATGAAGGGTCTACCCAAAATAAAGTACGTATGGAGCTGTGGTCAAGAACCCAAAACAGTCATCAGATGTCTCGAGCATTTGCAAGTACTTGAGATTGAGGATTGTGGGGTGGAGGAAATTGTTGCATTTGAAAGAGGAGGAGAAGCAATAGCAATTAGGACCTTGATGTTCCCTCAAGTAACTGAGTTGAAGTTTAGAAATTTATCGAGACTCAAGGGGTTTTACAAAGGAGTGCATGTTTCAAAATGGCCAATGCTAAAAGAGATGGAAATTGAAAGATGCGAGAAAGTTGAGATTTTTGCTTCAGAAGTTGTGAGCTTTGAAAAAACAGTTGAAGATCAGAGGCAGTCTGAGATGTCCATTAAACAACCCCTTTTCTTGGTGAATGAG ctCTCGTTTCCGAGCTTGAAGAAGTTGGATATTTCGGGCATGGATAAGTTGGAAATTGTATGGCAGGATCAAGTCACCGCGACTTCTATTCCCAATATTCCGAATGCCAACAATCTACCGGCAAATTTCTTTTCTGAAAAGCTTGAGAGATACAGGATATGCATTGGAGTTCATAGCTactatgaaaattttatgaggGAGGTAGCCTTCTCAAGAGTTTTAAAACTCAAATTGAATTTGAGCTTTCAATTGGACGTTGGGATCAAAATGCTAATGAAGAGAACGGAATATCTTTATTTAGACGAGGAGAACAGTTCTAAGAGTGTCTTATATGAAGTAGATAGAGAAGATTTTCAACAATTGAAGCATCTCCATAtccaaaataatgataatattaatCATATCCTTGAGTCGGGGACATCGGTTGTTGCCTTTCCTATACTGGAgacatttgttttgaaaaatatgataaGCTTGGTAGAAATTTGTCAGGGTAACCTTCCATTGGAATCCTTCAAAAACTTGAAAGTTTTAAAGGTGGATAACtgtgaaaaattaatatttatcttcTCATCATCGATAGCCAGAGGCCTTTCACTACTTGAAGAATTGAATATAACAGGATGCAACAACATGGTTGCAGTATtcgtgaaagaagaagaagacggaaTAGAAGATCAGGGAGATATGATGTTGTTCGGTCGACTTCAAACCTTGGTGCTACAGGATCTTCCAAAGCTCGTAGGCTTCCTAAGCTCAAAAGATTCATTCATGGCTGATTGTAGAGAAACCAATTCAGAGGGCAGCCATGATCTTCAGTTGCCACTTCTACATCATGATCAG GTTTCCCTTCCTAGCTTGCAAACACTGCGTATGGAGGGTCTACCCAAAATAAAGCACGTATGGAGCTGTGGACAAGAACCCAAAACAGTTTTCACAGGTCTCGAGCAATTGAAAATACTTGAGATTACCAATTGTGGGGTGGAAGAAATTGTTGCAGttgaaggaggaggagaagtaGTAGCAATAAGGACTTTCGAGTTCCCTCGAGTAAGTACTTTGGAgcttagaaatttaaaaagacTCAAGTGGTTTTACAAAGCAGTGCATGTTTCAAAATGGCCGATGCTGAAAAAGCTGAAAATTGAAAGATGCGAGGAAGTTGAGATTTTTGCTTCAGGAGTTGTGAGCTTTGAAGAAACCATTAAAGAGAGGCAGTCAGAGATGTCCATTAAACAGCCCCTTTTCTTGGTGGATGAG GTTTCCTTTCCAAGCTTGCAAACGCTACGTATGAAGGGTCTACCCAAAATAAAGTACGTATGGAGTTGTGGTCAAGAATCCAAAACAGTCATCAGATGTCTCGAGCAATTGCAAGTACTTGAGATTGAGGATTGTGGGGTGGAGGAAATTGTTGCAGTTGAAAGAGGAGGAGAAGCAGTAGCAATTAGGACTTTGGTGTTCCCTCAAGtaactaagttgaagtttagaaATTTACCGAGACTCAAGTGGTTTTACAAAGGAGTGCATGTTTCAAAATGGCCGATGTTGaaagagatgaaaattaaaagatgCGAGAAAGTTGAGATTTTTGCTTCAGAAGTTGTGAGCTTTGAAAAAGCAATTAAAGATCAAAGGCAGTTTGAGATGTCCATTAAACAACCCATTTTCTCGGTGAATGAG CACTCAATCCCCAGCTTGGAGATACTGTTCATTTCGAACATGGATTCGgtagaaattatatttggaaaGCTGGAGGGGCAAAATGGTAAAGAATCACAAGTTTTAATATCCCCAGCGTCAGGGACAGAAGAAAGTGGAGCAACCACACACTTTGTGTCAACT GGCAAACTTCCATTGATATACTTCAAAAACTTGAAAGTTTTAGAGGTGGAGAACTATCAGAAATTAAGATTTCTCTTCTCATCATCCATAGCCAGAGGCCTTTCACtacttgaaaaattgaaaataaaaagatgcaACAACATGGGTGCAATAGTTGTGACAGAAGAAAAATACGGAATAGAAGATGGAGATGTAATATTGTTCCATCAACTGCAAACCTTGGTGCTAGAGGACCTTCCAGAGCTCGTGAGCTTCTTAAGCACAAAAAGTTCATTCATGACTGACTGTGGGCAGATCATTGCAGAGGGCAACCACAATCTTCACATGCCACTTCTACATCAG GTTTCCTTTCCAAGCCTGCAAACACTACGTATGGAGGGTCTACCCAAAATAAAGTACGTATGGAGCTGTGGTCAAGAACCCAAAACAGTTATCAGATGTCTCGAACAATTGCAAGTACTTGAGATTGAGGATTGTGGGGTGGAGGAAATTGTTGCAGTtgaaagaggaggaggagaagtagTAGCAATTAGGACTTTGGTGTTCCCTCAAGtaactaagttgaagtttagaaATTTACCGAGACTCAAGTGGTTTTACAAAAGAGTGCATGTTTCAAAATGGCCGATGCTGAAAGAGATGAAAATTTATAGCTGCGAGAAAGTTGAGGTTTTTGCTTCAGAAGTTGGGAGCtttgaaaaaatagttgaaGATCAGAGGCAGTCTGAGATGTCCATTAAACAATCCCTTTTTTCGGTGGATGag CACTCATTCCCCAGCTTGGAGACACTGGAATTTTCGAACATGGATTcgttagaaattatatttggaaagttGGAGGGGCAAAACGGTAAAGAACCACAAGTTTCAATATTCCCAGCATCAGGGACAGAAGAAAGTGGAGCAACCACACACTTTGTGTCAACC ctCTCGTTTCCGAGCTTGAAGAAGTTGCACATTCGGTGGATGCGTAAGTTGGAAATTATATGGCAGGATCAAGTCACCGCGACTTCTTTTCCCAATATTCAAGAATTGGACATTCATAATTGTGACAAGTTGTTGCACGTCTTTCAATCTAAGTTGCATACAACGACAACATTAATACAAAGTCTGACTGTTCTAAATATAAGCTACTGCAGTTCATTAGAAACTGTATTTGGAAATATGGAGGGGCAAAATGGTAAAGAACCACAAGTTTTAATAGCTCCAAGTTCAGGTACAGAAGACGGAATAGCCGGACATATTGAGTTCCCCATACTAACTGAATTGTTACTATTTGAATTGCCAAAACTCAAGTGGATTTTTGAAGGAGTGCATACTAATTTGGAATCATGGCCTTCATTGAAAAGATTATGCCTGTGGGAATGTAGTGAACAAGTGAACAAAATGATGTGGGCTTCAAAATTTGCAAGCAGCAGTAGCAGTCAAGAGAACCAACTCCCGACTTGCATTCAACAACCCATGTTCGTCGTTGAGGAG GGTACGTTCCCCAACTTGGAGTATTTGTCATTTTGCTTCCGTGAAAGAACTAAATGTCCCAgcagattttcagattttcccGATCCATCTTCTCTTCTAACAGGACTGCCAAATCTGTTGAATCTTAACGTATACGATCGTGTCTGGGAGGAAATATTCCCTTATGAACTTGTTGATCGAGAAATACGATTAAGAATGCTAAGGCTCTGTCGTCTATGTATGCTTACACATTTGTGGAAAGAAGACAATACCCAGCCATGCCCACTTTTTCATAATCTGGAATACCTTCATGTGTTACGATGCGGCAAATTGAGAAACATAGTGCCATCATCTGTATCTCTTCGCAATTTGACAAGATTGGAAATATCAGATTGTCACGGATTGATCAATTTATTAACATCCTCAACTGCCAAAACTTTGGTGCAACTCGAAAGAATGACTGTGATTGATTGCAAAAGGATTACAGAAATTGTAGCAATGGAGGATGGTGAAGCAAATGTGGCAATTACTTTCAACAAGTTAAGACGCTTAGAACTTCGTGGCTTACCAAACCTCACACACTTTTGCTCTGGACATTATTCCTTTGGGTTCCCATCTTTGGATGAGGTAATTGTGAGATGTTGTCCTGAGATGAAGACTTTCAGTCACGGAGTCTTAAGTACACCAAAGCTGAAAGGAGTATCTGATGATTACAGTTGGTTTTCGAAACGGAATTTGTATTGGGAGGATGACCTGAATACCACCACACGTTGTCTTTGGGAGGAGTCAAATCAATATGATACTCGATTGTTATTCAGAGAAAGG GTTGAGAAttctgaagaagatgaagatcatCCTTCAGAAGATGAAGATCATTCTGAGAattttgaagaagatgaagatcatCCTTCAGAAGATGAAGATCATTCTGAGAAttctgaagaagatgaagatcatCCTTCAGAAGATGAAGATCATTTTGAGACTACTGAAGAATGGTga